In Ptychodera flava strain L36383 chromosome 17, AS_Pfla_20210202, whole genome shotgun sequence, one genomic interval encodes:
- the LOC139115887 gene encoding C-type mannose receptor 2-like isoform X1, which yields MRYLLITTVAVLVFRAASGLQVFGDSKSHDDAKASCEAKGMTLALDTSADTHSAIISALSSNGYGGTDVWINGEQNGSGAWVDSDGTALGSYQPWAWGEPNGSGGCLQIWAGAGNAWDDTPCWVTKPYVCDDTTTEPSDIQVFGDSKNFADAQASCIANGMILVKDLSDSIHSQITSLLSSKGYQNTDVWINGQQRSDNTWVTTEGDELTGYTAWTWGEPNGSGRCLQLWAGRGHAWDDTPCSVTKPYVCGPADAEVDPSLKLFDGPSTKDDAQATCEANGMTLAKDLSEEKHSAIIKEILRNGLIDTDIWINGKQGSGNQWETNDGIPLTSYQPWVAGEPNGSGRCLQMWAARDLQWDDTPCTVTKPFVCEVEAAPKTEPPPTEAPPTEAPPTEAPPTEAPKTEAPPHVGKSRHVAYENVISVLFLGSVWHAFPMFNF from the exons ATGAGGTATTTACTGATAACAACCGTTGCTGTCCTTGTTTTTCGGGCAG CCTCTGGCCTACAAGTGTTCGGTGACTCGAAGAGCCACGATGACGCGAAGGCGTCATGTGAAGCCAAGGGAATGACCTTGGCGCTCGATACGAGTGCAGACACGCATTCAGCTATAATTTCAGCGCTCAGCAGCAACGGGTATGGAGGTACCGATGTATGGATCAATGGCGAACAAAATGGGAGTGGAGCATGGGTCGACAGTGATGGAACTGCCTTGGGGAGTTACCAACCATGGGCATGGGGTGAACCAAATGGCAGCGGTGGTTGTTTGCAGATCTG GGCTGGGGCAGGTAACGCATGGGACGACACGCCATGTTGGGTGACAAAACCGTATGTTTGTGACGACACAACAA CGGAACCTTCCGACATACAGGTGTTTGGCGACAGTAAAAACTTTGCAGACGCACAAGCTTCCTGCATTGCAAACGGCATGATACTGGTGAAAGATCTTAGCGACTCAATCCATTCGCAAATAACATCACTACTCAGCAGTAAAGGATACCAAAACACGGATGTTTGGATAAATGGCCAGCAGAGAAGTGACAATACATGGGTAACAACAGAGGGCGATGAGTTGACCGGCTACACAGCATGGACGTGGGGGGAACCTAATGGAAGCGGTCGGTGTCTGCAGCTATG GGCTGGGAGAGGCCATGCGTGGGACGATACTCCGTGCAGTGTCACCAAACCTTACGTATGCGGACCTGCCG ACGCTGAAGTAGATCCTTCGCTGAAGTTGTTTGATGGACCAAGTACCAAAGATGATGCCCAGGCAACATGTGAGGCTAACGGTATGACATTGGCAAAAGACTTGAGCGAGGAAAAACATTCAGCCATTATCAAAGAAATTTTGCGAAATGGACTCATTGACACAGACATCTGGATTAATGGCAAACAAGGGTCTGGTAATCAATGGGAAACCAATGATGGCATTCCCCTGACGAGTTATCAACCCTGGGTAGCCGGAGAGCCAAACGGTAGTGGCCGCTGTCTGCAGATGTG GGCTGCGAGGGATCTCCAGTGGGACGATACACCCTGCACTGTAACGAAACCATTCGTTTGCGAAGTCGAAg CAGCACCAAAAACGGAACCACCGCCGACGGAAGCACCACCCACCGAAGCACCACCCACCGAAGCACCACCCACCGAAGCACCAAAAACAGAGGCGCCTCCACACGTCGGTAAGTCAAGGCATGTTGCATATGAAAACGTCATCTCTGTGCTGTTTCTTGGTAGTGTATGGCATGCCTTCCCGATGTTTAATTTTTAG
- the LOC139115887 gene encoding macrophage mannose receptor 1-like isoform X5, which yields MRYLLITTVAVLVFRAASGLQVFGDSKSHDDAKASCEAKGMTLALDTSADTHSAIISALSSNGYGGTDVWINGEQNGSGAWVDSDGTALGSYQPWAWGEPNGSGGCLQIWAGAGNAWDDTPCWVTKPYVCDDTTTEPSDIQVFGDSKNFADAQASCIANGMILVKDLSDSIHSQITSLLSSKGYQNTDVWINGQQRSDNTWVTTEGDELTGYTAWTWGEPNGSGRCLQLWAGRGHAWDDTPCSVTKPYVCGPADAEVDPSLKLFDGPSTKDDAQATCEANGMTLAKDLSEEKHSAIIKEILRNGLIDTDIWINGKQGSGNQWETNDGIPLTSYQPWVAGEPNGSGRCLQMWAARDLQWDDTPCTVTKPFVCEVEAPKTEPPPTEAPPTEAPPTEAPPTEAPKTEAPPHVGNHNDPNVSTLRISRCT from the exons ATGAGGTATTTACTGATAACAACCGTTGCTGTCCTTGTTTTTCGGGCAG CCTCTGGCCTACAAGTGTTCGGTGACTCGAAGAGCCACGATGACGCGAAGGCGTCATGTGAAGCCAAGGGAATGACCTTGGCGCTCGATACGAGTGCAGACACGCATTCAGCTATAATTTCAGCGCTCAGCAGCAACGGGTATGGAGGTACCGATGTATGGATCAATGGCGAACAAAATGGGAGTGGAGCATGGGTCGACAGTGATGGAACTGCCTTGGGGAGTTACCAACCATGGGCATGGGGTGAACCAAATGGCAGCGGTGGTTGTTTGCAGATCTG GGCTGGGGCAGGTAACGCATGGGACGACACGCCATGTTGGGTGACAAAACCGTATGTTTGTGACGACACAACAA CGGAACCTTCCGACATACAGGTGTTTGGCGACAGTAAAAACTTTGCAGACGCACAAGCTTCCTGCATTGCAAACGGCATGATACTGGTGAAAGATCTTAGCGACTCAATCCATTCGCAAATAACATCACTACTCAGCAGTAAAGGATACCAAAACACGGATGTTTGGATAAATGGCCAGCAGAGAAGTGACAATACATGGGTAACAACAGAGGGCGATGAGTTGACCGGCTACACAGCATGGACGTGGGGGGAACCTAATGGAAGCGGTCGGTGTCTGCAGCTATG GGCTGGGAGAGGCCATGCGTGGGACGATACTCCGTGCAGTGTCACCAAACCTTACGTATGCGGACCTGCCG ACGCTGAAGTAGATCCTTCGCTGAAGTTGTTTGATGGACCAAGTACCAAAGATGATGCCCAGGCAACATGTGAGGCTAACGGTATGACATTGGCAAAAGACTTGAGCGAGGAAAAACATTCAGCCATTATCAAAGAAATTTTGCGAAATGGACTCATTGACACAGACATCTGGATTAATGGCAAACAAGGGTCTGGTAATCAATGGGAAACCAATGATGGCATTCCCCTGACGAGTTATCAACCCTGGGTAGCCGGAGAGCCAAACGGTAGTGGCCGCTGTCTGCAGATGTG GGCTGCGAGGGATCTCCAGTGGGACGATACACCCTGCACTGTAACGAAACCATTCGTTTGCGAAGTCGAAg CACCAAAAACGGAACCACCGCCGACGGAAGCACCACCCACCGAAGCACCACCCACCGAAGCACCACCCACCGAAGCACCAAAAACAGAGGCGCCTCCACACGTCGGTAA CCACAATGATCCCAACGTTAGCAC CCTGCGAATTTCCCGTTGCACTTAG
- the LOC139115887 gene encoding C-type mannose receptor 2-like isoform X2, with protein MRYLLITTVAVLVVRAASGLQVFGDSKSHDDAKASCEAKGMTLALDTSADTHSAIISALSSNGYGGTDVWINGEQNGSGAWVDSDGTALGSYQPWAWGEPNGSGGCLQIWAGAGNAWDDTPCWVTKPYVCDDTTTEPSDIQVFGDSKNFADAQASCIANGMILVKDLSDSIHSQITSLLSSKGYQNTDVWINGQQRSDNTWVTTEGDELTGYTAWTWGEPNGSGRCLQLWAGRGHAWDDTPCSVTKPYVCGPADAEVDPSLKLFDGPSTKDDAQATCEANGMTLAKDLSEEKHSAIIKEILRNGLIDTDIWINGKQGSGNQWETNDGIPLTSYQPWVAGEPNGSGRCLQMWAARDLQWDDTPCTVTKPFVCEVEAAPKTEPPPTEAPPTEAPPTEAPPTEAPKTEAPPHVGKSRHVAYENVISVLFLGSVWHAFPMFNF; from the exons CCTCTGGCCTACAAGTGTTCGGTGACTCGAAGAGCCACGATGACGCGAAGGCGTCATGTGAAGCCAAGGGAATGACCTTGGCGCTCGATACGAGTGCAGACACGCATTCAGCTATAATTTCAGCGCTCAGCAGCAACGGGTATGGAGGTACCGATGTATGGATCAATGGCGAACAAAATGGGAGTGGAGCATGGGTCGACAGTGATGGAACTGCCTTGGGGAGTTACCAACCATGGGCATGGGGTGAACCAAATGGCAGCGGTGGTTGTTTGCAGATCTG GGCTGGGGCAGGTAACGCATGGGACGACACGCCATGTTGGGTGACAAAACCGTATGTTTGTGACGACACAACAA CGGAACCTTCCGACATACAGGTGTTTGGCGACAGTAAAAACTTTGCAGACGCACAAGCTTCCTGCATTGCAAACGGCATGATACTGGTGAAAGATCTTAGCGACTCAATCCATTCGCAAATAACATCACTACTCAGCAGTAAAGGATACCAAAACACGGATGTTTGGATAAATGGCCAGCAGAGAAGTGACAATACATGGGTAACAACAGAGGGCGATGAGTTGACCGGCTACACAGCATGGACGTGGGGGGAACCTAATGGAAGCGGTCGGTGTCTGCAGCTATG GGCTGGGAGAGGCCATGCGTGGGACGATACTCCGTGCAGTGTCACCAAACCTTACGTATGCGGACCTGCCG ACGCTGAAGTAGATCCTTCGCTGAAGTTGTTTGATGGACCAAGTACCAAAGATGATGCCCAGGCAACATGTGAGGCTAACGGTATGACATTGGCAAAAGACTTGAGCGAGGAAAAACATTCAGCCATTATCAAAGAAATTTTGCGAAATGGACTCATTGACACAGACATCTGGATTAATGGCAAACAAGGGTCTGGTAATCAATGGGAAACCAATGATGGCATTCCCCTGACGAGTTATCAACCCTGGGTAGCCGGAGAGCCAAACGGTAGTGGCCGCTGTCTGCAGATGTG GGCTGCGAGGGATCTCCAGTGGGACGATACACCCTGCACTGTAACGAAACCATTCGTTTGCGAAGTCGAAg CAGCACCAAAAACGGAACCACCGCCGACGGAAGCACCACCCACCGAAGCACCACCCACCGAAGCACCACCCACCGAAGCACCAAAAACAGAGGCGCCTCCACACGTCGGTAAGTCAAGGCATGTTGCATATGAAAACGTCATCTCTGTGCTGTTTCTTGGTAGTGTATGGCATGCCTTCCCGATGTTTAATTTTTAG
- the LOC139115887 gene encoding C-type mannose receptor 2-like isoform X4, translated as MRYLLITTVAVLVFRAASGLQVFGDSKSHDDAKASCEAKGMTLALDTSADTHSAIISALSSNGYGGTDVWINGEQNGSGAWVDSDGTALGSYQPWAWGEPNGSGGCLQIWAGAGNAWDDTPCWVTKPYVCDDTTTEPSDIQVFGDSKNFADAQASCIANGMILVKDLSDSIHSQITSLLSSKGYQNTDVWINGQQRSDNTWVTTEGDELTGYTAWTWGEPNGSGRCLQLWAGRGHAWDDTPCSVTKPYVCGPADAEVDPSLKLFDGPSTKDDAQATCEANGMTLAKDLSEEKHSAIIKEILRNGLIDTDIWINGKQGSGNQWETNDGIPLTSYQPWVAGEPNGSGRCLQMWAARDLQWDDTPCTVTKPFVCEVEAAPKTEPPPTEAPPTEAPPTEAPPTEAPKTEAPPHVGNHNDPNVSTLRISRCT; from the exons ATGAGGTATTTACTGATAACAACCGTTGCTGTCCTTGTTTTTCGGGCAG CCTCTGGCCTACAAGTGTTCGGTGACTCGAAGAGCCACGATGACGCGAAGGCGTCATGTGAAGCCAAGGGAATGACCTTGGCGCTCGATACGAGTGCAGACACGCATTCAGCTATAATTTCAGCGCTCAGCAGCAACGGGTATGGAGGTACCGATGTATGGATCAATGGCGAACAAAATGGGAGTGGAGCATGGGTCGACAGTGATGGAACTGCCTTGGGGAGTTACCAACCATGGGCATGGGGTGAACCAAATGGCAGCGGTGGTTGTTTGCAGATCTG GGCTGGGGCAGGTAACGCATGGGACGACACGCCATGTTGGGTGACAAAACCGTATGTTTGTGACGACACAACAA CGGAACCTTCCGACATACAGGTGTTTGGCGACAGTAAAAACTTTGCAGACGCACAAGCTTCCTGCATTGCAAACGGCATGATACTGGTGAAAGATCTTAGCGACTCAATCCATTCGCAAATAACATCACTACTCAGCAGTAAAGGATACCAAAACACGGATGTTTGGATAAATGGCCAGCAGAGAAGTGACAATACATGGGTAACAACAGAGGGCGATGAGTTGACCGGCTACACAGCATGGACGTGGGGGGAACCTAATGGAAGCGGTCGGTGTCTGCAGCTATG GGCTGGGAGAGGCCATGCGTGGGACGATACTCCGTGCAGTGTCACCAAACCTTACGTATGCGGACCTGCCG ACGCTGAAGTAGATCCTTCGCTGAAGTTGTTTGATGGACCAAGTACCAAAGATGATGCCCAGGCAACATGTGAGGCTAACGGTATGACATTGGCAAAAGACTTGAGCGAGGAAAAACATTCAGCCATTATCAAAGAAATTTTGCGAAATGGACTCATTGACACAGACATCTGGATTAATGGCAAACAAGGGTCTGGTAATCAATGGGAAACCAATGATGGCATTCCCCTGACGAGTTATCAACCCTGGGTAGCCGGAGAGCCAAACGGTAGTGGCCGCTGTCTGCAGATGTG GGCTGCGAGGGATCTCCAGTGGGACGATACACCCTGCACTGTAACGAAACCATTCGTTTGCGAAGTCGAAg CAGCACCAAAAACGGAACCACCGCCGACGGAAGCACCACCCACCGAAGCACCACCCACCGAAGCACCACCCACCGAAGCACCAAAAACAGAGGCGCCTCCACACGTCGGTAA CCACAATGATCCCAACGTTAGCAC CCTGCGAATTTCCCGTTGCACTTAG
- the LOC139115887 gene encoding macrophage mannose receptor 1-like isoform X3, whose amino-acid sequence MRYLLITTVAVLVFRAASGLQVFGDSKSHDDAKASCEAKGMTLALDTSADTHSAIISALSSNGYGGTDVWINGEQNGSGAWVDSDGTALGSYQPWAWGEPNGSGGCLQIWAGAGNAWDDTPCWVTKPYVCDDTTTEPSDIQVFGDSKNFADAQASCIANGMILVKDLSDSIHSQITSLLSSKGYQNTDVWINGQQRSDNTWVTTEGDELTGYTAWTWGEPNGSGRCLQLWAGRGHAWDDTPCSVTKPYVCGPADAEVDPSLKLFDGPSTKDDAQATCEANGMTLAKDLSEEKHSAIIKEILRNGLIDTDIWINGKQGSGNQWETNDGIPLTSYQPWVAGEPNGSGRCLQMWAARDLQWDDTPCTVTKPFVCEVEAPKTEPPPTEAPPTEAPPTEAPPTEAPKTEAPPHVGKSRHVAYENVISVLFLGSVWHAFPMFNF is encoded by the exons ATGAGGTATTTACTGATAACAACCGTTGCTGTCCTTGTTTTTCGGGCAG CCTCTGGCCTACAAGTGTTCGGTGACTCGAAGAGCCACGATGACGCGAAGGCGTCATGTGAAGCCAAGGGAATGACCTTGGCGCTCGATACGAGTGCAGACACGCATTCAGCTATAATTTCAGCGCTCAGCAGCAACGGGTATGGAGGTACCGATGTATGGATCAATGGCGAACAAAATGGGAGTGGAGCATGGGTCGACAGTGATGGAACTGCCTTGGGGAGTTACCAACCATGGGCATGGGGTGAACCAAATGGCAGCGGTGGTTGTTTGCAGATCTG GGCTGGGGCAGGTAACGCATGGGACGACACGCCATGTTGGGTGACAAAACCGTATGTTTGTGACGACACAACAA CGGAACCTTCCGACATACAGGTGTTTGGCGACAGTAAAAACTTTGCAGACGCACAAGCTTCCTGCATTGCAAACGGCATGATACTGGTGAAAGATCTTAGCGACTCAATCCATTCGCAAATAACATCACTACTCAGCAGTAAAGGATACCAAAACACGGATGTTTGGATAAATGGCCAGCAGAGAAGTGACAATACATGGGTAACAACAGAGGGCGATGAGTTGACCGGCTACACAGCATGGACGTGGGGGGAACCTAATGGAAGCGGTCGGTGTCTGCAGCTATG GGCTGGGAGAGGCCATGCGTGGGACGATACTCCGTGCAGTGTCACCAAACCTTACGTATGCGGACCTGCCG ACGCTGAAGTAGATCCTTCGCTGAAGTTGTTTGATGGACCAAGTACCAAAGATGATGCCCAGGCAACATGTGAGGCTAACGGTATGACATTGGCAAAAGACTTGAGCGAGGAAAAACATTCAGCCATTATCAAAGAAATTTTGCGAAATGGACTCATTGACACAGACATCTGGATTAATGGCAAACAAGGGTCTGGTAATCAATGGGAAACCAATGATGGCATTCCCCTGACGAGTTATCAACCCTGGGTAGCCGGAGAGCCAAACGGTAGTGGCCGCTGTCTGCAGATGTG GGCTGCGAGGGATCTCCAGTGGGACGATACACCCTGCACTGTAACGAAACCATTCGTTTGCGAAGTCGAAg CACCAAAAACGGAACCACCGCCGACGGAAGCACCACCCACCGAAGCACCACCCACCGAAGCACCACCCACCGAAGCACCAAAAACAGAGGCGCCTCCACACGTCGGTAAGTCAAGGCATGTTGCATATGAAAACGTCATCTCTGTGCTGTTTCTTGGTAGTGTATGGCATGCCTTCCCGATGTTTAATTTTTAG